The genomic DNA GTCACGCTCATTCCTTACCTATTCCCAGGCGGGGAATTGAAAACAAAACTCACACAGCACAGCGTAAAAGAGCTCCGCAGCATCGGCATCCAGCCCGACATCATCATCTGCCGCACCCATCAACCGATGGACGAAGCGCTCAAAGCGAAAATCAGTCTTTTCTGCGACATAGAGCCGGAAGCGGTTATCCAAGGCTGCGACGCGGAAAGCATTTACGACGTTCCGCTGATGCTGAAAGACGAGAAGCTGGATCAGCTCGTCTGCAGCAAGCTGGGGCTTGGATTCAACGAACCTGACCTGACGAAATGGTGGAAGCTCCGTCACAACCGGACGCATCCAGTTGGGAAAGTCAAGATTGCGCTGGTCGGCAAATACGTGGCGTTGCAAGACGCATACCTATCAATCAACGAAAGCTTGAAGCATGGCGCATACAACAACTGCCAGGAGCTGGAAATAGAATATGTGAACGCCGAGCAGGTAACCCGCGAAAACGTCAAGAAAAAACTGGCAGGTTGCGACGGTTTGCTGATTCCGTACGGTTTCGGCAGCCGCGGGATGGACGGCAAGATCGAAGCCATTCGATACGCGCGGGAAACCGGAATGCCTTTCCTTGGAATATGCTTCGGGCTGCAATGCGCAGTAGTCGAGTTTGCCCGCAACGTGCTGAAACTTCCAGACGCGAATTCAACCGAATACAAACCCAAATGCAAGAATCCCGTTATCGCCAAGATGAGCGAGCAACTTAAGGTAAAAGACCTGGGCGGCACGATGCGCCTGGGAGATTACACCGCCGTGACGCGGCCCGGAACGCTGGCTTACAAGCTGTACGGCCGCGAAAGGATTGTGGAAAGGCACCGGCACCGCTGGGAAGTGAACAACGCTTACAGGGAAGCGCTGGAGAAGGCCGGAATGTCCATCAGCGCGCTGTCCCCGGACGGCAGCCTTGTGGAAATGATTGAGATTCCGTCGCATCCGTTCTTCATCGCAACCCAGGCGCATCCGGAGTTCAAAAGCAGGCCGACGCGTCCTCATCCGCTGTTCGACGGACTAATCAAGGCATGCGCAGCAAATTCCCTTCGCAAGCCCGTTAGGGATTAAGACTCAAAAGGAATCAGCCGAAAGCCGGCATCGGCGGCCAAGACAACATTTCCTCGCGGCCATACGGACTTCTGTGCGGAAATAAAAGCAAAGATATTTGCATTTCCAAATGGCGAGGAGCTTCCCGCTCTGTACGCGCCTGCAATCCATCACGCGCTGTACGACCGCAGGCTCTCGGGTTTAAGCCTGTGGCGGTCGAATCCCAAGGATTCATAGGGCGCTCCCTGCGCGTACGCGAGAAGCTGGAAGTAATAAACCGGCGGATTACTAAATTCCTCCCCGAACTTTTTTCCTATTTTCAGTTGTCCCGCATCGAACTGCGAAAAGCATGTGGGGCAAATCAAGCAAAGGATATCCGCGGCCGCCTCGTTCACTGTCGAAAGCAGATCGCGCATCATTTCGAGGGGAGGAGCCTCGTCCTGGCATGCCTTGCCGCAACACAGATACCAGTTCGAATGCCGAACCGGAGTCGCGCCTAGCGCGGCGACGCAATCCTCCAACACATGCGGATCGTTCGGATCGTCCACATTCATGATTTTGCTCGGTTTAAGAAGATGGCATCCGTAGTGGATCGCGACTCGCAGCCCGTCGAGGGGCCTTTTGACCGTGAGCTTCACCGCTTCCGGCCCCGCCTCGTCGCGAACGAGCGCAATCACGTGCCGAACGCGCGTAGTGCCGCGGTAAGTGCGTCCGATTTTGGCCAGCCTGGCGTTTACCTTTTCGCGCAACTCCGGGTTTTCCAGAAGGTGCCGCGCTTCGGACAACGTCGCGGTGCAGCCGCTGCAGTTTGTTGCAATATCCAATCCCAGCTCCTCCGCGAGCGAAAGGTTGCGCGCCGCGACCGACAGCCAAGCAAGCTTGTCCTTGGACTTGAAATAAATCGGGTCCGGGCAGCAAGACGCGCCGTGCATGTCCACCAGTTCGATGCCAAGCTCCGGCAGCGTTTTGCGGATTGCGGGATTGAAGGCTATTGTCGTCAACTGATTTATGAAGAGTTTGAAAGGCGGTTGATGGTTTGGTGGAGGAAGCTTGGGATATTAAGCTTAAGGCAGCTTGAGTCCAATTTGCCCAAATATTCGGCCCCCCGCAAACCTTATGATAGTTGCCGGTATTCGCGAATTTCAGTGATTCTGCCCCTGGACTTCCTTCTTTCAGCATTAACACTTTCTTCACAATGTGAACTGCCAATAAATGGCTTGGGGATGTATGTGAAATATTTCTTTATATTCCTTATTTTTCATCGAATGAAATTGGCTGAGTAAGCGGTTGCTTGTGACAAATGAAACATATGTTCACAATACGGCGATTTGGCGGCATCTGAAGTTGTCCGCTGGAGCCGCCAATTTATGAGCTTAATTCACCTGGTTCGTATTACGGTAAATCGTATATTAAATACTATTTTACTCGCATTTGGCCTTTACTTTCCCCACACAGAGTGAAGTTTGATACGTATTGCGCAAGCAAAGATCATGGGAAATACTTGACTTTTGAGGCTGTATGTGAAATAATCTATTTGGGGATTTGTAATCTCCTTCACTTGTTCATATTCATTTCGGGTATCGAGGACTGTCGTCCGAAGGGGGTGATCAGTTGAGCCTCGATCGTAGAAGATTCATCAAGTACTCCGGCTTGGGAGGGCTGCTTTGCGCGTTCGGATTCGATCTCGCAAAGACAAAGGCCTACGCCCAGGTCACGCCGGCCAAGTCCGGAAAGATGTCTACCACGATTTGCCCGTACTGCGGCGTGGGCTGCGGGGCGATCGTTTCGGAATCGGGCGGAAAGGTCATAAGCATCGAAGGCGATCCCGACCACCCGATCAATCTCGGAGCGCTTTGCAGCAAGGGAAGCGCGCTGTTCCAGGTGGCGAACAGCGACAGGCGGCTTAGCAAAGTAAAGTACCGCGCGCCCGGCGCGTCCAGCTGGGAGGAGAAGGACTGGGACTGGGCGATTGCAAAAATCGCCGAGAACATCAAAACAACCCGGGACGCCACATTCATCGCAACGGACGCGAAGGGCCAGGTGGTCAACCGAACCGAAGGTATCGCGTGCCTCGGCGGTGCAGCCCTGGACAACGAGGAATGCTACGCCTACAGCAAGTTCGCACGTTCGCTTGGTGTCGTGTACCTGGAACACCAGGCGCGCATATGACACTCCCCCACGGTGGCCAGTTTGGCCGCCACATTCGGAAGGGGAGCGATGACCCAGCACTGGATCGACATCGGCAACTCCGACTGCGTAATGGTAATCGGCTCAAACGCTGCGGCAAACCATCCGATTTCGTTCAAGTGGATCAACCGCGCCAAAGAAAAGGGCGCGAAGTTGATCTGCGTAGATCCGAGATACACGCGCACCGCATTCCAGGCGGACATCTACGCGCCGATGCGCTCCGGAACCGACATCGCGTTCATCGGCTCGATCATCAACTACGCGCTTGAGAATGACCTCATCCATCGCGAGTACGTGGTCCTCCACACGAACGCGAGCTTCCTGGTCAATCCCGAATTCGAATTCAAGGACGGGCTGTTCGGAGAGATCAAGGACGGCAAGTACACGAAGGAAAAGTGGGGGTTCCAGAAGGACGACGCAGGCATAATTAAAAAGGATCCTACGTTGCAGGATCCGAACTGCGTTTACCAACTCCTCAAACGGCACTTCGCGCGATACACATTCGACGCGGTATCCGCCGTTACCGGAACTCCGGCCGAAAAACTCAAAGAAGTGGCGGAAGCCTTCTGCGCCACCCACCTGCCAGACAAGGCCGGGACAATCCTTTACGCGATGGGCACGACGCAAAGCACGCACGGCGCGCAAAACATCCGCTCGTACTCGATCCTTCAAATTCTGCTCGGAAACATGGGCGTCGCAGGCGGCGGCATCAACGCGCTTCGCGGGGAGTCGAACGTCCAAGGCTCGACCGACCATGGCTTGCTTTCCACCAACCTGACCGGCTATTTGAAGTGCCCCGCGGCTGACAACACGGACTTGGCCGCGTACCTCGAAAAGTGGACGCCCAAAACAAAGGATCCGAAAAGCGCGAACTGGTGGAGCAACTATCCCAAGTACATAATCAGCCTGCTCAAGTCGTATTACGGCGAAAAGGCGGTTCCCGAAAACGACTACTGCTACCAGTACCTTCCAAAATCGGGAGGCGACTGCACCCACATAGCGCTGTTCGAGGCGATGGCCGAAGGCAAAATCAAAGGACTGATAACGCTTGGGCAGAATCCCGCGGTCGGCGGCCCGAACGCGCGCGTTGAGCGCGTTGCGCTCGACAAGCTGGATTGGCTGGTTGCCGTGGACCTTTGGGAAACAGAGACGGCATGCTTCTGGGATCGCAAATCGAAGGGACAGCCCAACAGCCCGGATCCTTCCGAAGTTCAAACGGAAGTATTTCTGCTTCCGGCAGCATCTTCGGTCGAGAAGGAAGGCAGCATAACCAACTCGGGAAGATGGGCGCAGTGGCGGTACGCCGCGGTTGACGCTCCCGGAGATGCAAAAAGCGATCTTTGGATTCTCAACCGCATAGTGCTGGAGCTTAAAAAGCTTTACGCAAAGGAAGGAGTTTTCCCGGAGCCGATCCGGAATCTAAACTGGAATTTCGGCGACGGCGAAGAGCCGGATCCTCATGCCGTCGCAAAGGAGATAAACGGTTACTTCCTGAAGGATTGTGATTTTCCCGACAAGAAGAAAAGCTTCAAGAAGGGCGACCTGGTTCCGGGATTCGCTTTTCTGAAAGACGACGGTTCCACTGCCTGCGGCAACTGGATTTACTGCGGAAGCTACACGAACGACGGAAACCAGATGGCTAGGCGGGAAGCTTCAAAACCGGAGGACGACCCCATCGGCCTAAATCCCAACTGGTCCTGGTGCTGGCCGGTCAACCGTCGGATCATCTACAATCGCGCCAGCTGCAACGCGAAAGGCGAGCCGTACGATCCGAAGCGCAAGGTGGTTTGGTTCGACTGGGCGGAGAACAAGTGGAAGGGCGACGTGCCCGACGGTCCATGGCCGCCTCTCGCGAAACAGGACGGCACTCCCAATCCCGAAGGCAAGTACTCTTTCATAATGGCCGCGGAAGGACATGCGTGCCTGTTCGCCGACCTTGCTGACGGGCCGCTTCCGGAGCATTACGAGCCCATCGAAAGCCCGGTGGAAAATATCTTCTCACCGCAGCAGAACAATCCCATCGTCAAGATATGGCGCCGGGAAGAAGTGGGCACTCCCGAAAACTACCCGATAGTCGCGACCACGTTCCGCAGCACCGAGCACTGGCAGGCGGGCGCTATGACGCGCAATCTGCCCTGGCTTGCGGAGCTCGTACCGGAGCCTTTCGTTATGATAAGCGAGGAGCTTGCAAGCGAAAAAGGCATCGCACACGGGGACGTGGTGACAATCAAATCCGCCAGGGCACCGGAAGGCATTACCATCCGGGCGCTCGTCACGAAGCGGCTAAGGCCGTTCAAGCTTAAGGAAAAGACCGTCCACCAAGTAGGCCTGATTTGGCACTTCGGATACACGGGCTATACCTGCGGCGCGAGCGCCAACGAGCTTACGCCCCATGTGGGCGACCCGAACTCGCAGATACCGGAATACAAGGCTTTCCTGTGCAGCATCGAGAAGGGGGGACAGCTATGCTGGTAGCGATTTCGCCCTTATCTGCGCCGCAATCGCGCCGAGCGAAAGGAGGTGCGCGATGAGTCGAGCATGTTTGGTTGACCTGACCGTTTGCATGGGCTGCCGCGGATGCCAGGTTGCATGCAAGCAATGGAACGACCTCCCTGCGGAAAAAACGAAATTCTTCGCCGGAACCGGCGGATATCAGAATCCGCCGCGCCTTTCGGCAAACACCTACACCCTGGTTGGATACACGGAGATATCCAAGGGCTCCGACCTCAAATGGGTGTTCGCGAAGCGCCAGTGTATGCACTGCCTGGAGCCGGCGTGCGTATCGGCCTGCCCCGTTGGCGCGCTTAAAAAAATGCCCGAAGGCCCGGTCGTTTACGAGCCGGAAAAGTGCATGGGCTGCCGATACTGCATGATGGCCTGTCCTTTCGGAGTTCCGACGTACGAATGGTCGAAGGCCGTCCCGTACATTAAGAAGTGCAAGTTCTGCGCGAATCGAATCGGCGGCGAATGGTTCGACGAAAACCTCAACGGCCGGGCGATGTCCGAAGAGGAAATCCTTCGGTACAAGCTTTGCCTCGGCCAACCAATCTGCATAAAAACATGCAGCAGCGGCGCTCTGAAATTCGGAGATCGAGACGAGTTGATCGCGGAAGCCAGAAGCAGGATTGCCGCCAATCCATCAAAGTACATCAACCACATTTACGGCGAGCGTGAGGCCGGCGGCACGAGCTGGATGTACATTTCCGGCGTTCCGTTCGGAGATCTCGGATTTCCAGAAAACGTCGGCGAGCGCCCGTATCCGTCCTACACGGAGACCGCCCTCGAATCGGTTCCCGTGCTGGTCGCCGGCGGCGGCGCGGTGCTGGCCGGGATTTACTGGGTAGTTCAGAGGCGCATAGCCGCCAAGCATAGAAACGGGGACGCCAGAAAGGGGGAATCGGCATGAACGCGGAAAAGTACGAATCCGTAAACCGCGGCTACATTACGAAGGGAACCATGCTCTTGATGGTTCTCATGGGGCTTGGACTTTTGTCCGCCGTTTACCGTTTCGCCGCGGGTCTGGGTGCCGCGACGAATCTTACGGACGATCATCCTTGGGGAATCTGGATCGCTTTCGACGTCCTCTGCGGAGTCGCGCTGGCGGCCGGCGGTTTTACGACAGCGGCTGTGGCATATCTTTTCGGCGGCGAAAAATACCATGCCCTCGTGCGGCCCGCGGTGTTGACCGCGCTGTTGGGCTACGTGTTCGTCGCGATCGCGCTTTTGGCGGACCTGGGGCTTCCGTGGAACATCTGGCACCCGATCATATACTGGCCGGAGCACTCCGCGATGTTCGAGGTGGCGTGGTGCGTAATGCTATATCTGTCCGTGCTGGTGCTTGAGTTCGCTCCGCCCGTATTCGAAAAATTCGGATGGAAGGCTGCGCACTCGCTTTGGGCCAAGCTGGTTCCGGTATACACGGTGCTGGCTTTGTCCTTTTTCACCTACATAATGTCGCACAGCGTGATTTGGACTGCGATCGCACTCGTTGTATTGACGGCGATCGCTATCGCGCTGCCCGCGGCGGCGACGTCAAGACCGGGAACACCCGTGATTTTGATAATAGCGGGCGTTCTTTTCTCCACCGCGCACCAGTCATCGCTTGGCACGTTGTTCCTTCTTATGCAGGACAGGCTTTCCAAGCTTTGGTGGTCGCCCATGCTTCCGGTGAATTTCTTCCTCACGGCCGTAGCAGTCGGCTTCGCGATGGTCATTTTCGAGGGAACGCTCGCCGCGAAGGCATTCGGAAGGCCGGTGGAAAAGGAGCCTCTTGCGGGACTGGGCAGAATGTGCGCCTGGGTACTATGGATTTACCTGGTCGTCCGGATTATCGACGCAACAATGCAGGGCGGAGTCGCGGCCGACTTGCTTTCCGCAAAAGGGCTCCTGTTCTTCCTCGAGCTGCTTGCCGGAGTGCTTATTCCGGCAATAATGCTTTCGAGCGAAGTTACGCGCAAAAGCACCTGGCTGTTGTTCACTGCAGCCTCGCTCGTTATTTTCGGCGTGATTTTCAACCGGTTCAACGTGGTACTGGGCGGAATGGGCCTTCCCGCGGGAGCGGTCCGAGGAGGCTATTTCCCCAGCCTCATGGAGATACTGATCACGGCCGGAATCATCGCCGCGGTGATTTTCTTTTACAACATCGCGGTCAAGACTTTCCCCGTGTTCGAGCGGATCGAGCCGGAAGGAAAGAAGCAGTAGCATCGGAGCGCGATAAAGCATGTCTGACGAGGATGCAGCGCTTGCAGGCAAATATCACGCCGCTCTTGCCGGGCTTGTCGAAAAGCTCGAAGCGCTGGCGGGACTGGAGTACGTCGCTGACGATTACGTCGCGTTCAGGATCGCGGTCGCGCGAGCGCAGGCCGATGTGCTTGAAAAGCTCCGCGGCCGCGATCCGCCTTCGATCGATATAGAATTGGTTGCAGAGTACTTCGATGCGATCCGGTCTGCGTCCAACGCCTGCGGAGGGGAGAGTGCGGAATTGCGCAAAATCGCAAAGGCTGCCGCGCAGGATCGCTCGTTGCTTGAGGATGCTGCCGCGCGCGGAATTATCGGCGCGGAAGATGGATTAATCGCTCGTCTCGCGGAAAAAATCGGAATTCCGGAACCCGCTCTCGCATTTGTCGCACATCTTTTGGCCTCCCCGTTTGCGGTCGCAATGGTTCCCAACGGCAAGGCTGCATCCGCGGGAAGATGCCCTCGTTGCGGTTCCGGCCCCGCGCTGGCAAAGCTGCGTCGGGGGGACGGCAAGCGCGTTCTATATTGCTCGCTATGCGGAGCGGACTGGGAGCATCCGCGGCTCGTCTGCCCGGATTGCGGCAACGACGATCCAGCTGCGTTGAAAGTGCTTTTCGTATCAAGGGAAAGCCCGCGGTTCGCCGAGAGCTGCGCAAAGTGCGAGCTCTACATTAAGACGATCGACGAAAGGCGGCTTCCGGAAGGCGAAACCGTTCTGCCGTTCGTCGAGGAAACAGCCACGCTTTATCTTGACCTGCTTGCCGAAAAGGAAGGACTTAGGCGCAACCAACCTCTCGCCGCGGCTTTTCCCGCGCGGCATGTATCGGGAGGGGAGTGACATGACGCGCATCTCCGGCGCCATTATTGCAGGAGGACTGGGATTCAGGATGGGCGGCGTCCGCAGACGGGCCGCTTATTTTGTCTTCCGTTATGTTCAGTTGTACATATCGACGCGATGTGCGAAGTCGAATCGGCGCCTGCGGAAAACCTGCGCTCCGCGATTGACATTTGGACGCGGGCGGGCGCGCGGCATGTTGAATTCAGGGGCATCGCGCGTAGGCGGAAGAGGATACTCCCGAAGAGTATTCGGTCTATTTCGTGCAATCAAGTTTGAAAGGAGCAATCTTAAATGGCGGGATTAATTTCGGCATCGGGCGAATTATCGGCGAAGATTGCCGCTTTCGCAGCGGCTGAGCAGATTGAGCTGCGCGTCGCGCCTCCAGGCAAAGCGGCGGTCGCGGCGCTGGCCGCGAACGGACGGAAGGAGTCTACGCTCGATTCGCTGTTCGAAGGCGGGTTCGTCAAGTGCGCCACCGCCCGCGCGCTTGCCGAAAGGATCGGAATCGGCCGCGGCGAGATGGGGAAACTGTTGAACCATCTCGACATTAAGGTCAGGGATTGCGAGCTGGGGTGTTTCTGATGCTTCTGTGGATGATAAGCGGCGCGCACAGAAAAGTCGGCAAAACGCATCTCGCCAAGCGGCTTTGCGCGGTATTGCCGGACTCTGCTTACGCGAAGCTGGGGCACGGCGCGCGTGCCGCAGGAAAATCGCGCAATTACTTCACCCAGCCGGAGGATTTGCTTAGATTCATTGAGCAATGCACAACCGCGCTTTCGCATGTCGTGGTCGAAACCAACTTGACGCTTTTTCCGGAAGCCGCGTGCTTGAGGATTTTTGTCGGGGACAACGGCGGGCCGGGGGAGCCTAGGCTGGACGCCTTCGAACTTTTCACTCGAGCGGATATCCGCGTTGTTGCGGGAGGGGCTGCCGATTCGTGGCGCGCTGTGCTTTCCGCGAAGCTCGACGATGGTCCCATCGTGGACGCTGTGCTGGCCGAGTTGCTTGCCCAGAAACGCTGGCTGGAACGCACGGCGGTGGCCGTGCACAGCAAAGTATGGCTGGTCAACCGGGAAATGGAGCACGTTTTCGGGCCGGGTCTGGCAGACCTTTTGACTGATATCGAGCATCTGGGATCGCTCAAGGCGGCAGCGATGCGAAACAATGTTTCGTACAGGCATGCATGGGGAGCGATTCGAAACGCGGAAAAGCACTTCGGAATCGCGCTCGTGACCGCGAGTTCCGGCGGGCCTGGCGGAGGGCGTTCGTCAATCACCGTTGATGCAAAGCGTGTGCTCGCGAGATTCCGGCTGCTATCGGAGCGCGTAGCGGATTACGCCGACCGGGAATTCGCGAGTCTCTATCTCGCTGAAGAGAGGGATTCGGATGGCTGACACTATTGTTCCGCTCGATAAAGCGCTCCGGATTATTGATGAGCGAACGCCCGCGAGACCGCGGCAAATCGAACGTCTGAATCTGCCATCGGCGTTCGGAAGAATTCTTGCGTCCGATGCTGTTTCGGCGCTCGACGTACCTCCGTTTGACAAGTCCGCGGTGGACGGCTACGCGATTCCGGACGACGGAGAACGAGGTGAATACCGCCTTTTGAAAACAATGTATGCCGGGGAGGAGCCTTCGTATTGCCTCGACGCGGATTGCGCCGCGCTTGTCATGACCGGCGCGCCCGCGCCGCCGGGGACGCGGCGGGTGGTGATGGTCGAGGACGCGGCCAGGCTTGACGAAATCGTTCATATTGAACGCATGGAATTCGGCGAATCGCGAAACATTTGCGCAAAGGGCGAGGATGCTCGCGCCGGGGACGTTGTGGCAAAAGCCGGGCAAAGGCTCGACGCGGCGGTTATCGCGCACCTGACCGGATGCGGAATAACCGAGGCGGAAGTGTTTAAGCCGTTACGCGCGGCAATCGTTTCGACCGGAGATGAAATCGCGGATGATCCGGCAAGCCTGCGCCCCGGGAGGATAATGAATACGAACGGTTCAATGCTCGCGGCGCTGTGCCGGGAAAACGGCATCGCCGTTGCACTTGACGAGAGCGTTCGGGATGACGAACGCGACACGCGGGAAGCGATCGGGCGCGGGATGGAATGCGCGGACATCATTCTTATTTCCGGCGGGGTATCCGCGGGCGAACGCGATTTTGTACCCGCGGCGATGGAAAGTCTGGGGCTGCAAAGACACTTCAGAAGGGTAGCCGTGAAGCCGGGCAAGCCTACGACGTTTGCGGCATGTGAAGGAAAAGCCATTTTCGGCCTGCCGGGAAACCCCGTCGCTGTTTATCTGATGTTCCAACTCATGGCGTTGCGCGCAGCCGCGCGGATGCTCGGAATCCCTCACCGCGAATCGCGGATGCGCGTCCCTGCCGCCGCGCGGATCGCGGGCGCGTCCGCGTCGCGAGCCGCGTTCCTTCCGGCCTGCATTGATGACACCGGCGCGGTCGCGCCGCTGCCTTATCACGGCTCCGCCCACATAGGCGCGGTCGCGAAGGCCGACGGTTTCGTGTTCATTCCGTCCGGCTCACGACCGATTGAGGCGGGCGACCTCGCGGAT from bacterium includes the following:
- a CDS encoding CTP synthase, with amino-acid sequence MSKYIFVTGGNVSSIGKGIASASIGTMLKAMGYKVAVMKIDPYLNVDAGTMNPLQHGEVFVTRDGAETDLDLGHYERFIDTELTRLSNVTTGQVYSSVIASERRGQEHLGSTIQVIPHVTDEIKRRIRLVTAQHRANVVIVEIGGTVGDIESLPFLEAIRQFRNEVRRGGESAINIHVTLIPYLFPGGELKTKLTQHSVKELRSIGIQPDIIICRTHQPMDEALKAKISLFCDIEPEAVIQGCDAESIYDVPLMLKDEKLDQLVCSKLGLGFNEPDLTKWWKLRHNRTHPVGKVKIALVGKYVALQDAYLSINESLKHGAYNNCQELEIEYVNAEQVTRENVKKKLAGCDGLLIPYGFGSRGMDGKIEAIRYARETGMPFLGICFGLQCAVVEFARNVLKLPDANSTEYKPKCKNPVIAKMSEQLKVKDLGGTMRLGDYTAVTRPGTLAYKLYGRERIVERHRHRWEVNNAYREALEKAGMSISALSPDGSLVEMIEIPSHPFFIATQAHPEFKSRPTRPHPLFDGLIKACAANSLRKPVRD
- a CDS encoding CoB--CoM heterodisulfide reductase subunit B, translating into MTTIAFNPAIRKTLPELGIELVDMHGASCCPDPIYFKSKDKLAWLSVAARNLSLAEELGLDIATNCSGCTATLSEARHLLENPELREKVNARLAKIGRTYRGTTRVRHVIALVRDEAGPEAVKLTVKRPLDGLRVAIHYGCHLLKPSKIMNVDDPNDPHVLEDCVAALGATPVRHSNWYLCCGKACQDEAPPLEMMRDLLSTVNEAAADILCLICPTCFSQFDAGQLKIGKKFGEEFSNPPVYYFQLLAYAQGAPYESLGFDRHRLKPESLRSYSA
- the fdnG gene encoding formate dehydrogenase-N subunit alpha gives rise to the protein MSTTICPYCGVGCGAIVSESGGKVISIEGDPDHPINLGALCSKGSALFQVANSDRRLSKVKYRAPGASSWEEKDWDWAIAKIAENIKTTRDATFIATDAKGQVVNRTEGIACLGGAALDNEECYAYSKFARSLGVVYLEHQARIUHSPTVASLAATFGRGAMTQHWIDIGNSDCVMVIGSNAAANHPISFKWINRAKEKGAKLICVDPRYTRTAFQADIYAPMRSGTDIAFIGSIINYALENDLIHREYVVLHTNASFLVNPEFEFKDGLFGEIKDGKYTKEKWGFQKDDAGIIKKDPTLQDPNCVYQLLKRHFARYTFDAVSAVTGTPAEKLKEVAEAFCATHLPDKAGTILYAMGTTQSTHGAQNIRSYSILQILLGNMGVAGGGINALRGESNVQGSTDHGLLSTNLTGYLKCPAADNTDLAAYLEKWTPKTKDPKSANWWSNYPKYIISLLKSYYGEKAVPENDYCYQYLPKSGGDCTHIALFEAMAEGKIKGLITLGQNPAVGGPNARVERVALDKLDWLVAVDLWETETACFWDRKSKGQPNSPDPSEVQTEVFLLPAASSVEKEGSITNSGRWAQWRYAAVDAPGDAKSDLWILNRIVLELKKLYAKEGVFPEPIRNLNWNFGDGEEPDPHAVAKEINGYFLKDCDFPDKKKSFKKGDLVPGFAFLKDDGSTACGNWIYCGSYTNDGNQMARREASKPEDDPIGLNPNWSWCWPVNRRIIYNRASCNAKGEPYDPKRKVVWFDWAENKWKGDVPDGPWPPLAKQDGTPNPEGKYSFIMAAEGHACLFADLADGPLPEHYEPIESPVENIFSPQQNNPIVKIWRREEVGTPENYPIVATTFRSTEHWQAGAMTRNLPWLAELVPEPFVMISEELASEKGIAHGDVVTIKSARAPEGITIRALVTKRLRPFKLKEKTVHQVGLIWHFGYTGYTCGASANELTPHVGDPNSQIPEYKAFLCSIEKGGQLCW
- a CDS encoding 4Fe-4S dicluster domain-containing protein, whose protein sequence is MSRACLVDLTVCMGCRGCQVACKQWNDLPAEKTKFFAGTGGYQNPPRLSANTYTLVGYTEISKGSDLKWVFAKRQCMHCLEPACVSACPVGALKKMPEGPVVYEPEKCMGCRYCMMACPFGVPTYEWSKAVPYIKKCKFCANRIGGEWFDENLNGRAMSEEEILRYKLCLGQPICIKTCSSGALKFGDRDELIAEARSRIAANPSKYINHIYGEREAGGTSWMYISGVPFGDLGFPENVGERPYPSYTETALESVPVLVAGGGAVLAGIYWVVQRRIAAKHRNGDARKGESA
- the hybB gene encoding Ni/Fe-hydrogenase cytochrome b subunit; the encoded protein is MNAEKYESVNRGYITKGTMLLMVLMGLGLLSAVYRFAAGLGAATNLTDDHPWGIWIAFDVLCGVALAAGGFTTAAVAYLFGGEKYHALVRPAVLTALLGYVFVAIALLADLGLPWNIWHPIIYWPEHSAMFEVAWCVMLYLSVLVLEFAPPVFEKFGWKAAHSLWAKLVPVYTVLALSFFTYIMSHSVIWTAIALVVLTAIAIALPAAATSRPGTPVILIIAGVLFSTAHQSSLGTLFLLMQDRLSKLWWSPMLPVNFFLTAVAVGFAMVIFEGTLAAKAFGRPVEKEPLAGLGRMCAWVLWIYLVVRIIDATMQGGVAADLLSAKGLLFFLELLAGVLIPAIMLSSEVTRKSTWLLFTAASLVIFGVIFNRFNVVLGGMGLPAGAVRGGYFPSLMEILITAGIIAAVIFFYNIAVKTFPVFERIEPEGKKQ
- a CDS encoding formate dehydrogenase accessory protein FdhE translates to MSDEDAALAGKYHAALAGLVEKLEALAGLEYVADDYVAFRIAVARAQADVLEKLRGRDPPSIDIELVAEYFDAIRSASNACGGESAELRKIAKAAAQDRSLLEDAAARGIIGAEDGLIARLAEKIGIPEPALAFVAHLLASPFAVAMVPNGKAASAGRCPRCGSGPALAKLRRGDGKRVLYCSLCGADWEHPRLVCPDCGNDDPAALKVLFVSRESPRFAESCAKCELYIKTIDERRLPEGETVLPFVEETATLYLDLLAEKEGLRRNQPLAAAFPARHVSGGE
- a CDS encoding LysR family transcriptional regulator; translation: MLLWMISGAHRKVGKTHLAKRLCAVLPDSAYAKLGHGARAAGKSRNYFTQPEDLLRFIEQCTTALSHVVVETNLTLFPEAACLRIFVGDNGGPGEPRLDAFELFTRADIRVVAGGAADSWRAVLSAKLDDGPIVDAVLAELLAQKRWLERTAVAVHSKVWLVNREMEHVFGPGLADLLTDIEHLGSLKAAAMRNNVSYRHAWGAIRNAEKHFGIALVTASSGGPGGGRSSITVDAKRVLARFRLLSERVADYADREFASLYLAEERDSDG
- a CDS encoding molybdopterin molybdotransferase MoeA, whose amino-acid sequence is MADTIVPLDKALRIIDERTPARPRQIERLNLPSAFGRILASDAVSALDVPPFDKSAVDGYAIPDDGERGEYRLLKTMYAGEEPSYCLDADCAALVMTGAPAPPGTRRVVMVEDAARLDEIVHIERMEFGESRNICAKGEDARAGDVVAKAGQRLDAAVIAHLTGCGITEAEVFKPLRAAIVSTGDEIADDPASLRPGRIMNTNGSMLAALCRENGIAVALDESVRDDERDTREAIGRGMECADIILISGGVSAGERDFVPAAMESLGLQRHFRRVAVKPGKPTTFAACEGKAIFGLPGNPVAVYLMFQLMALRAAARMLGIPHRESRMRVPAAARIAGASASRAAFLPACIDDTGAVAPLPYHGSAHIGAVAKADGFVFIPSGSRPIEAGDLADFYIFRGRGM